The following is a genomic window from Micromonospora cathayae.
GTTCCGTACGCGCCATGGAGAATATTGCCGGCTGGGCGGCAGCGCTAGGGGGCAACCGGGACGAGAATCGACCGAACCGGATGAGTAACGTGCCGGTCAGCTCCGTGGGAGCGGTCCGCCGACCCGGTCGGTCGACGACGTCGCCCGCGTGACGAAGCCGCGCAACGCGTCCACGACCCGCCCGGCCGCCCCGGGTGTGAGGTCGAGGAAGAGGGCGGGTTCGATGAGCTCCAACTCGATCAGCAGCGGCCCGTCCGCGCTCTCGACGATGTCCACCCGGGCGTAGGCCGGTGCCGGCACCGGCAGCGCGGCCAGCACCCGCCGGGCGAAGTCGACCAGCGCCGGCTCCGGGGTCGTCGCCACCACCTCCTGGCTGTCCGCCAGCGAGTGGTCGGTGGCCGGCGCGGCGTCCGGGCGCAACAGCCCCCGCTTCCGAACGGCGTGCGTCACGACGCCACCGACCAGGTAGACCCCGGTCTCCCACCGGGTGTCCACGCTCGACAGGTACGGCTGCACCAGCACCGTCTGCCCGGCGTCGAGCAGCACCCGGGTGTGCGCAACGGCGGCGGCCGGATCACTGAACCGTCCCGCCCCCAAGGCGCCGGCGCTCCGGCTGGGCTTCACCACCACGTCCCCGGTCGCGGCGTACCCGGCCACCGCCGACTCGACGGCGGTGGCCGGATCGGCCGCCGTGACGAACCGGGTCGGCAG
Proteins encoded in this region:
- a CDS encoding ATP-grasp domain-containing protein, giving the protein MTDRVPSRPRIALATCAAVPDLGPDAELVPALAPFAAADVVVWNDPTVDWSEYDLVLIRSTWDYLADVDAFLRWADEVERHTTLLNPAGIVRWNCDKRYLAELAAAGVPILPTRFVTAADPATAVESAVAGYAATGDVVVKPSRSAGALGAGRFSDPAAAVAHTRVLLDAGQTVLVQPYLSSVDTRWETGVYLVGGVVTHAVRKRGLLRPDAAPATDHSLADSQEVVATTPEPALVDFARRVLAALPVPAPAYARVDIVESADGPLLIELELIEPALFLDLTPGAAGRVVDALRGFVTRATSSTDRVGGPLPRS